DNA from Peromyscus eremicus unplaced genomic scaffold, PerEre_H2_v1 PerEre#2#chr22_unloc_1, whole genome shotgun sequence:
GCAGGGCGCGGGGCCTGTCACCCTGAGGTGGGCACAGCCCGTGTTGCGGTGTCCCCTCACGGGTTCCTCTCCCGTAGGAAAACGAGAAGTCCCCCAGCCAGAACCGCAAGGCCAAGGATGCCACCTCAGACAACGGCAAAGGTGAGGGTCGGCCCCGCCCACTCAGGCCCCGCCCAGCTGGTCTGCCCTCCCCTTATGCCCCGCCCCACCGACTCCACCCGCCCGAGGCCCCGCCCCAGAGACGCTCCCAACAGCCTTGGCCCCCCTGCAGATGGCCTGGCCTACTCGGCACTGCTGAAGAACGAGCTGCTGGGCGCCGGCATTGAGAAGGTGCAGGACCCGCAGACGGAGGATCGGCGGCTGCAGCCATCCACGCCTGAGCACAAGGGCCTCTTCACGGTGAGCCAGTGGCAGCCAGGTGCCCGCGAGGGAGGGAGCTGCGCGCggggggtcgggggtgggggtcCGGACCTGTTCTGTCCTTCTGCGGCCTCCTGCCCAGTGTGTGTCAGCTTTGGGTTTCCAAGTCCCGAGGCTACAGCAGCCGCTCAGTGTGGTGTCCCTGCCCCCAGTATTCCCTCAGCAGCAAGCGCTCCAGTCCTGATGACGGCAACGACGTGTCCCCGTATTCCTTGTCCCCTGTTAGCAACAAGAGGTGAGCCAGGGTCGGGACCGAGGCCCGCAGGTGGTGGTAGGGGCGGGACCCGGGGCTCTGGGGCAGCAGCGAGCGGTGTCCTGCTGTCCCCGCAGTCAGAAGCTGCTGCGGTCGCCACGGAAGCCCACGCGCAAGATCTCCAAGATTCCCTTCAAGGTGCTGGATGCGCCGGAGCTTCAGGACGACTTCTACCTCAACCTGGTGGACTGGTCCTCCCTCAACGTGCTCAGCGTGGGCCTGGGTACCTGCGTGTACCTGTGGAGTGCGTGCACCAGCCAGGTGGGCGCCCAGGCACCCTCTGGGGGGGTCTGAGTGTGACCCCAGCCAGTGCAGCCCGCAGGGAGGGCACGGGAAGGAGGGAGCAGCCTGCAGAGAGCCACCCTATACCCTCCAGATGCCCACACACACCCCCGCTTCTCCCTGAGGCAGGAAGCACCATGGGCTCTGGGGCGCTGGTCTCCTTGCCAGCCTCTGGTGCCATCTCTGTGCTGAGTGGTGCCTGGAGGGGCACAGCAGAGGGACAGGTCTGAGGGCCAGCCCATCAGTCCCTCACTCTGCCTCCTGCCCACAGGTGACCCGGCTCTGTGACCTCTCTGTGGAAGGGGACTCGGTGACTTCCGTGGGCTGGTCTGAGCGGGTGAGTAAGGAGGGTGGAGCCACCTGACCCTTGGATCTTCAGTAAGGCCGCTTAGATGAGGGCTCTCTTCCCTACCACACGAGCACCCACCTCCTGGCCACGCCTCAGCCATGTTTGTGAGACTGCACTGCTCCTCCAGCAGCCGGCAGTGCTGGGGTGGCCGGCGTGTGTGCCCCGGGTGTGCCCCAGCACAGGGCAGGACCAGTGAGGGCCGCGGGGTGACGGCTCCCGGAAAGCCCCACCGAGGGTTTGAACAAAGCAGTTTGTAGTGGGTGTGATGGCTCCCATGGAtaatccagcactccagaggctgaggctgaaGGGTTTCCccgagtttgaggtcaacctgggtaACATTTTGAGTctatggctagcctgggctacaaagtaagcccttggtttttgtttggttggttggttggttgtttcttttaaagtttgatttatttattacgtacacagaagagggcgccagatctcattacagatggttgtgagccaccatgtggttgctgggaattgaactcaggacctctggaagagcagtcagtgctcttaacctctgagccatctctacagcccgaGCCCTTgttttaaaagggaaaacaaaacaaaacaaaacaaaacaaaaagagctaTAGAGACTGCGTCTCTGGTGAACACAAGATGAGCAAACTTCTCATCCCCACACCCACCTGATGGCCACCTGGCCACACTGTCACCCTAGGGGAACCTGGTCGCGGTGGGCACACACAAGGGCTTCGTGCAGATCTGGGACGCGGCTGCTGGGAAGAAGCTGTCGGTGCTGGAGGGCCACACTGCGCGAGTGGGTGAGGACCTGGCCAGCCCAGCGGCGCCCTCGGGCCACAGCCCTGGACCAGGCCCAGACTGACCTCCTGTCACCCTGTAGGGGCGCTGGCCTGGAACGCAGACCAGTTGTCATCTGGCAGCCGAGACCGCATGATCCTCCAGCGGGATATCCGCACACCGCCCCTGCAGTCAGAGCGGCGGCTGCAGGGCCACCGGCAGGAAGTGTGTGGTCTCAAGTGGTCCACAGACCACCAGCTCCTGGCCTCGGGGGGCAATGACAACAAGGTAGGACTCCTGTCACCCTCCCTGTCCACCGTTCAGCTGGGCCCGCACTAGAACCTGGGACGGGGGTGGCCCGAGGCCTCCACGGGAGGCGTTTCACAGGTCCTGGCCCAGGTATTCAAAGCCCACATCCCTGGGGTCCCCAGAGTTGGCCATGGGGTgtgcctgccccctgcccccggGCGGCCCGTCACAGCCCCtggcctgccccctgcccccggGCGGCCTGTCACAGCCCCTggcctgccccctgcccctggcctgccccctgcccccggGCGGCCTGTCACAGCCTCggcctgccccctgcccctggcctgccccctgccccctgcccccggGCGGCCCGTCACAGCCCCtggcctgccccctgcccccggGCGGCCTGTCACAGCCCCTggcctgccccctgcccctggcctgccccctgcccccggGCGGCCTGTCACAGCCTCggcctgccccctgcccctggcctgccccctgccccctgcccccggGCGGCCCGTCACAGCCCCTggcctgccccctgcccctggcctgccccctgcccccggGCGGCCCGTCACAGCCCCTggcctgccccctgcccctggcctgccccctgcccccggGCGGCCTGTCACAGCCCCTggcctgccccctgcccctggcctgccccctgcccccggGCGGCCCGTCACAGCCTCGGCCTGCCCCACAGCTGCTTGTCTGGAACCACTCCACGGTGAGCCCTGTGCAGCAGTACACGGAGCACCTGGCGGCCGTGAAGGCCATCGCCTGGTCCCCGCACCAGCATGGACTGCTGGCGTCTGGCGGTGGCACAGCGGACCGCTGCATCCGCTTCTGGAACACCCTGACGGGCCAGCCCCTCCAGTGCATCGACACCGGCTCACAAGTGTGCAATCTGGCCTGGTCCAAACATGCCAACGAGCTGGTGAGTACGCGGGGCTGGCCCGTGCGGGGTGCGGAGGTGGTCCAGCCCAGAGCAGCGCCAGGCACTTCACAAGCGCTCTGCGGCTCTGACACCCAGTCTCCACACCAGGTGAGCACGCACGGCTACTCACAGAACCAGATCCTCGTGTGGAAGTACCCGTCCCTTACACAGGTGGCCAAGCTCACTGGCCACTCGTACCGGGTCCTCTACTTGGTGAGTGTCGGCTACTGCTGCCCTCCGCCCCCTGCAGCTCCACGTGGATGGCCAAGGGTGTGACGCACCAGCCTTCCCGCTGTCTGCTCTTAATCTCAGGAGCAAAGCCACCACTAACCAGTGTCCCCCGTCCTGGGGTGCGGGAAGTGGAGGAATCCCCCCCACAGACCTTGAGCCACATGGGCCTCTGTCCAACATAAGTGTCAGTGTCCCTGGCCGCCTAGAAGGCTCAGCTCCGGAATCCAGGGTCAGACCCACCACTGCAGGGGCCTGTGTGCCCTGCGCCCTCTGCCCAGGGTCTGTGTTCTGTGGcacctgcctggcttctgcctgGGTCTCAGAACCTGCCTGCTGCAGCAGGAGAACAACCAGggccctctgtcccctctgtagGCCATGTCCCCTGACGGGGAGGCCATCgtcactggggctggagatgaaACCCTGCGGTTCTGGAATGTTTTCAGCAAAACACGCTCTACAAAGGTAACGTGGGTGGGTGGTGACTGTGCATGCCCACCCTGCTGCCACGCCCCTTGGTTCTCGGCACCCTGGCACACAGTCACTCATGTTCCCTGTTCCCAGGAATCCGTGTCTGTGCTTAACCTCTTCACCCGGATCCGATAGACCCGCGGGCGGGATGCACAGCCCCACGGGGCAGAGAAGGAGCAGCCAGCATGCGTGGGCCCTGCTGTCCCTGCAGTCCTCAGAGGCATCTGGCGGGCGGGAGCCGGGCCGGAGACCCCAGAGTCTCATTAAACGCCTCGTTGTGAGCTGTGGAGCCAGTGTCTGGGACAGGGGCACGGCGACCCTCAGCCACTGGCTGCATCCCCTTCTTGCTGGCCGTCAGCGCTCAGATGGACACTTGTGACCTCCCTGTCACCACTGCCCGAGCCATATTGGACACAGCTGAGCAGGAAGCCCAAGATCCCATCAATTCCCCAAACCCAGTATCACCTGGGGACCTGGGGACCAGAGCCATTGCACCACCCAGTGTCACCCAAGCCGGAACATCCTGGGAGGCGCTGGCGGGGGACCTGCGCCTCTGCCCTGACGTCCTGATGCGTTCCACCCCGTGTCTGTGTGCACCTCCTGTGACCCCATGCCTGTCCGCGTGCCTCTTCCCAGCCAGCTGCCTCGTCTGCCACGTCCACCTCCTTTTGGCCTTCTGGAAGCTTCCCAGGCCTCCCTGACCTCAGACCCCATTTCTGCCGCCCCTCCTCACCTGGGGACACTGCAGATCCCCAGTGTGGTGGCTGGGCCatggtgtgtgcacgtgtgtgtatatatgtatctgtgaCGCCCTGGGGTCTGTCGTGTGTTTTGTTGCCTTGTTCCAGCTGATGGCCGGAGAGCCACAGCCATCAGGACCCAGGTCACTGTGGGGTTTGCCGCCTGCAGGGCGGGGGTGTGGCCTCCTGTCAGGCAAGCCCAGGCCAGTGGCCTCAGTGGGTGCTGTGCTCCCCAGTGGGGGCTTCATCCCAGCAAGGCATCAGCTCGGCCtgtcaggagttcagggtcacctGCTGCTACTCGCAGCCTGGACTTTGCCCTGTCACCAAAAGCAAAATGTCCAATCAGGACCCTCAGCTGTGTGCTGGTGCCAAGGGTCCCCTGTCGCCTGTTGCTGGTGGGAGCCCTGCTGGCCACACAGGAGATGTGCAGTTTGTATTCTGTTCCTGGTGTCCCAGGTGGGTGGTGCAGGAGGCTCCCCCTGGACAGAGCAGCCTTGTCCATCTGTCCACCTCAACACCAAACTTGTCACAGAGTCTGGGCTGGTCTCCAGTGGGCAGCCAGCTGTGAAGGGTGAGGGCCAGTGGGGGGCCTGGGCAACGCACAGCAAGGTCGTATCTCCATTGGCCTTAGGTAAAGCTGACAGTACTTAGCTGAGCTGTGGGTAGAGGAAGAGGTCCAGAACCCGAGCCCACAGAGCCTTCCAGAACGACAGGCAGTCGGGTGTGGCCTAGGCCCCCACCCACAACATGGCCTGCCGTAGCGTCCCTGGGGAAAAGCCTGCCATGGGACTCAAGAGGTCTAAAGCCTGGCTGGCTGTGTCCCCAGCCTGAAGGGAGCAGTGCTCAGATGTGACCGTCTATACAGTCTGGGCTGTGGCGCAGTCTGCACAAAGACCCTGGGTCAGGACAGGTGACCAGAGTTGATGTCTGTGCTGAGGACCCTGGTGCCCTGGCAGCTGCCACCTGATACAGCCCTGCCCATGGGCAGTGGAGCAAGTACTTTGGGCTTGGTTGGGTTGGCATTTGTTTATTGTAGTAAAATGTACAAAGCGTACAATGTTCCGTCATAAAATGAGCTGGCCGATGGATTCAGCATCTTCAGTTACATAACAATCACCGCTAACTCCAGATCAGTCTATGACCAGAGGCAGGCCCAACCACAGCCCCGACCAGTCCACTTCCCTCTATGGAGGCCTATAGTGGAATTCCCTGTCGGGGAGCTTCCACTTCGTGGCCATTGTTTCCGAGCCCCTTGCTGAGCACCGTGTCCTTAATGTTCCTCCACACTGGCTGACGAGTCTCCTGTTCATGGCTAAGTACTGGTCCAGAGTAGGTGCCCATCACCCAGCAGAATTCCCCTGGCTCACACTGAGTCCCACTGAGCACAGTGCCTTCCTTGTGGTGTCCAGAGGACAGAAGGGTGGGGTGGGTAAGGGCAGATGTAAGGGTAAAGACTGGGAGCGTGGCTTCCTGCTGTGGGACAGGGTGAGAGCAGAACATCCAGATGTCCCCATGTAGGCAGCTGGTGGAACCGAAGACCCCAAGCCCCACTTTGGTCCTGATGGCTCCAGCCCCACACCAGGAAGTAGGCTGAGGTCATGGGGACCCTGACTGCCCACTTCCCTGTTGCTGGGACACCTTTGTCCCTGTCAACAATGGCCCCAGGGGGGCCTTGGTGGTCAGGGActctgagaagcagaggcagacatggAGAACCTGAGGCGGGAGGCCTCCCAGCCCTTTGTCCCCTCAGGCACCCTGGAACTCTACTTCCCTGCCCTTCTGTACAGGTGGGTCGCTGCATTTGGCACTCCACCCAGGCACCAGCTGGCCCACCTCCTAACCTGCAATCAAGGTGGTTGAGGTGCAGGCTGGGCTTGGAAGCTCCTAGACTCAACAACATAACTCCCTCCccagcgtgcgtgcgtgcgtgcgtgcgtgcgtgcgtgcgtgcgtgcgtgcgtgtgtgtgtgtgtgtgtgtgtgtgttggggaggtgaggtctcatgtagcacaggttggcctcagcttcaccatgtagctgaggatgaccttgaacttctgatcctcctgccccccctccaCAAGTGCtggaatgtgccaccatggtgTACACTTTTTTTAATTTGACACAGGATCCTTctgggtagcccaggctattCTTAAACTCATGGGTATGTGCTACCCGGCAAAACAGTCCCATTTCACAGGCCTGTCCATACTTTGGGCATTGTGGTAGGGATGACAGTCCCAGGGGTTCACCATGGAGCCACCCCAGCCCTAGTTTGGGCTTTGAAACTGTAGGGGCCACATCCCCTTCTCCACTGAAAATTCCTTAAGCCTGTCACCGCATGGGCCTTGACAAGCGGCACTCCCGGTACCATCTACGGGGAGCTTCCCGCAAAGCACGACCCTGGCTTGGTCCCCTGGTGAGGCCAGAAGCCAGGCTCATGCCTGTTatacaagcacttgggaggccga
Protein-coding regions in this window:
- the Fzr1 gene encoding fizzy-related protein homolog, producing the protein MDQDYERRLLRQIIIQNENTVPCVSEMRRTLTPANSPVSSPSKHGDRFIPSRAGANWSVNFHRINENEKSPSQNRKAKDATSDNGKDGLAYSALLKNELLGAGIEKVQDPQTEDRRLQPSTPEHKGLFTYSLSSKRSSPDDGNDVSPYSLSPVSNKSQKLLRSPRKPTRKISKIPFKVLDAPELQDDFYLNLVDWSSLNVLSVGLGTCVYLWSACTSQVTRLCDLSVEGDSVTSVGWSERGNLVAVGTHKGFVQIWDAAAGKKLSVLEGHTARVGALAWNADQLSSGSRDRMILQRDIRTPPLQSERRLQGHRQEVCGLKWSTDHQLLASGGNDNKLLVWNHSTVSPVQQYTEHLAAVKAIAWSPHQHGLLASGGGTADRCIRFWNTLTGQPLQCIDTGSQVCNLAWSKHANELVSTHGYSQNQILVWKYPSLTQVAKLTGHSYRVLYLAMSPDGEAIVTGAGDETLRFWNVFSKTRSTKESVSVLNLFTRIR